The stretch of DNA TCTCCATAGcgatcccttctgtagttggaaACTTCATGCAGATGTGGAGTTGAGACTACTGTCCCGAGCTGATTTAACATTGTCCGAcatattaaggcattgtaggctaagcttacgtcgaccacaatGTAGTCTATGTTGAGTGTCTTTGACCGGTTTtcctttccaaaggttgtgtgtagcgagatgtatccaagtGGCTGAATTGGAGTATCTCCTAATCCAAATaggctgtttggatatgctcGGAGCTCTTTTTCTTCCAGGCCGAGTTTGTTGAAggcggttttgaataagatgtcaactgagcttccttggtccaccagTGTGCGGTGGAGGTTAGCATTGGACaatataatagtgatgaccatgggatcatcaTGTCCCGAGATGACGCCAGCTGTGTCCTCTTTAGTGAAAGTAatagtagggaggtcgggtgcTCCTTTTCCTCCCTCGacgtgatatacttctttgaggtgtcttttgcgagatgatttggagattcctcctcctgTAAATCCTCCatgtatcatgtgaacatgtctctcTAGGGTACGAGGTGGTCGTTCTGTTCGCCCGccctcttcatctcttcttctttttctgggcACATCTGTCTTACTAGCTAGGTACCGATCCAGTCTACCTTCTCTTAccaatttctctatgacattcttcaTGTCGAAGCATTTGTTGGTGGGATGTCCATAGATTCGATGGTATTCGCAGTATTCCATCTGATTTCCTCCTCCCTTTTTACTTTTAAGTGGGCGAGGTGGTGGGATTTTTtcagtgtggcatacttctcggtATACTTCTACGAGAGATACCCGGAGAGGGATGTAGTTGTGGTATTTCTTGATCTTCTCTCCATGctgatcttttttttcttggactctttatccttatctcgGGAGGAGTAAAAGGATccggattttgaggtctctcatagtcgagagttttcctccatgttgatgtacttttctgctcgttcttgtacttcgttcAGGGATGTAGgatgtttctttgatatggaatgactgaaaggtccctctcgtaggccattgataaGACCTATGATGGCTGCTTCGGTTgacagactttgtatgtccagacatgctttgttgaatctttccatgtagctaCGAAGACTTTtctgatctccttgcttgattcctaataagcttggggcgtgcttggctttgtccttctggatagAGAATCTAGCAAGGAACTTTCCTGCTAAGTcgtcaaagcttgagatggacctcgggggtaggctgtcgaaccacttgATTGCTGTTTTAGTTAAGGTagttgggaaggctttgcatcggATTGCATCCGAGgcatcggtgagatacattctacttctgaaattactgagatgatggcttggatccgATGTGCCGTCGTACGGGGTCATGTCTGAGgctttgaagtcttttggaacTTTAGCTTTCATaatttctttggtgaatgggtcttgatccTTGTGGGGATTATCCTCGTGATTGGATCGAGTAGTCTTTTTTAGATCTACTTCAAGCTGtaatattttgttttccagCTCTTTTCGTCGCCTAGTTTCCCTTCTGAGGTCTTTCTCGGCTTCTCGTTGATATTTGGCCTCTTTTTCGAGTTGTTTGAGACGTTCTTGTTGAGCTTGAAGTGCCTCTAGGATTTCTGCATTTGGTGGACTCTTATCCTTGTTTTGTTGAGGAGTATCCTTGGGTGTGACATCCGCGTTCTTGTGTGGTGTCCTGTCCTCTAGATCAGAGTCGTGGTTGTTGTCAAGGTTGTctgccatgatgatgggatgacttccaggttttccggcaacggcgccaatgtttcgagggttacctgaaactgtaggtcgatctcggatgagatcttctgtattggtcggagctgttgtgtccgacttgatgaCGGTGGTCGGAGCtgccgtgtccgacttgttggacttggcggtagtactgatccttcgtcaccagagggtggtggtacctgcaagggactccgatgcttaagttagcaagggtattgagcaggtttttagtagaatcagagtatgagttataactgggtgctccagtatatttataatggcgtagaaTGACCTTTCTGAAGATAAGATAACGAGtgaagttatcttatctttaagggaacctcCTTTATCTCTCTAGGCTTcgggctgcctttagatttggaTCGTGTTCTTCTTTTTTGGGCCTTCTTGGGCCTCTGTAGTAATTTGGCCGACCTCTTTCATAAAGAGGTCGGGTAGTCCTGATCTGAACAGGTTGGTTGATTTGTCGTTGATCCGCCAGGGTTGTACAGCTCGACCTAGGGCATGAATAGTTGTCTATGACCGACCTCTTGGAAGGTTGGCTCATTatcgacctcttctcaaagaggtcAGCCAAATCGCCAGAGGAGTCCAAAGCAGGCtcaaaacgaaggaacacagcccaatctaaaggcagccgaagcccagaaagataaaggcggttttCCTTAAAGATatgatgacttcactcaaagataagataagataactatcttatctccaaaaAGGTCACaccacactattataaatacactagaacacccaggtataactcatactctgattctactaaaaccCTGCCTAAAGCAtgtgctaacttaagtatcagaGTCTCTTACAAGTACTCCCACCTTCCAGTGACGAAAGATCGGCAACACCGTCAAATCTAACAAGTCGAATGCAACAACTCCAACCGCTACCgcagatctcgtccgagatcaacCTACAGTTCCAGGaacagtaatatataataaataaaatcactTCATCTTTGTGCACTTTGTGAATTAAAATTGACAGCATAATTGACAAGGATCAACTCAATGGTCcaataattttgatgaaatCTACTTTTAGCATTTATATTCAACTAGCTAAAAagtttacaaaataatttaaattttcaagtTGATTCATTTATATTCTACTTTACGTAGAATAGTGTAAACATGGaatttattacaataataaCATATATGCACATAATGACGTAATTAAACATCTTGAACCTTAAAAATTTCTATTTCTACTCGGTCAATTACCTACTAGCAAATAGCAATACTagcaaataaatttaatttctgGTAATACTAGATATAgctcaattatatatattaggaGTAGGTTAACCATCAATTAATTATTGcatgtataattatatatagtaacatatatttgatattttataatttattatacatatttaattatttattttacagatttaattattttattatagtagATTTGACTATTCTACtaattgaatatttataaaGATACATAAATACNNNNNNNNNNNNNNNNNNNNNNNNNNNNNNNNNNNNNNNNNNNNNNNNNNNNNNNNNNNNNNNNNNNNNNNNNNNNNNNNNNNNNNNNNNNNNNNNNNNNNNNNNNNNNNNNNNNNNNNNNNNNNNNNNNNNNNNNNNNNNNNNNNNNNNNNNNNNNNNNNNNNNNNNNNNNNNNNNNNNNNNNNNNNNNNNNNNNNNNNNNNNNNNNNNNNNNNNNNNNNNNNNNNNNNNNNNNNNNNNNNNNNNNNNNNNNNNNNNNNNNNNNNNNNNNNNNNNNNNNNNNNNNNNNNNNNNNNNNNNNNNNNNNNNNNNNNNNNNNNNNNNNNNNNNNNNNNNNNNNCGCCCCTCTTCCCACCGTGTGGTCCATCGTTCGCCGCTTCGATAACCCCCAAGCCTACAAGCATTTCGTCAAGACCTGCCACCTCGTCCTAGGTGACGGCGCCGCCGTAGGATCCCTCCGCGAGGTCCGCGTGGTCTCCGGCCTCCCCGCCGCCGTCAGCACAGAGCGCCTCGACCTCCTCGATGACCGCCGCCACGTAATCGCCTTCAGCATGGTTGGCGGCGACCACCGCCTCTCCAACTACCGCTCCGTCACAACTCTCCACCGCCGATCCGCCAACCGCGACGTCGATGAAGGTACGGTGGTCGTGGAGTCTTATGTGGTGGACGTACCGCCCGGGAACACCTCCGAGGACACGCGCGTTTTCGTTGACACCATTCTTCGGTGTAACCTTCAATCTCTCGCGAGATTTGCCGAGAATTTGGGAAGAACGAGATCGCAATATCAACGATAACTCGTCTCTTCGTAATTTTTCTGCTCTAATTttccctccttcttcttctagttatctttcatttatattttacgtattattattattattattattattattattattattattgtaggTTAGGAGTTTTATCGCTTCAGAGGGAGAAAACAGCTTCTGTCTTCTGCTCAGTTTTGTTTTTTCCCTTTGTTGAGAAATAAAGTGAGAGTGAATGAAGAACAAGGGTGTGTTTGTGTTCCAGCTGTATTCTTTGAATCAACTTTTTGTAAATTCGTAAGAGATTAACTTCTATGACCTTCATTTAGAAATATCAGTCAAATATTgtagaaaaatgataaattatagAGAAAGATTATTAGAATGGATAGgttttctttcttaattttaaacatttttataatattatatgtattgtgcctgcatacattcatcaaagttaaaaTAGTGTGCGGAAACAGAAGGGTACTCGTtcttataatttataaacacTAATTCAGACTATATGTAGTTATATTCACGTCTTAATAACTATCATCTTTATATAAATAGTTATCTTTGTTTAATCTTTTAAATTCTTGTCTTttgtaatatatttattatctaCAATATAATTGTTAGTGTTGCAAGTATAAGAAGTGTCGAAGTTAGTTccacataaaaaaaagtaagaaagagtgaagaatttataagatgagagacccattaacttgACATCTTAAGGTTTTTAGTTGGGTGtagtgtcttctcatcttatgttctctcacttgattcctTCTTGAAGTCTCCTCGGCAAAGGTGGTCCAGGCGGTATGTGGTGGAAGAGCTAGCAGGAACACTTGAGAAAAAGATTGTTAGTGTTACAAGTGTGAGGAGTATCCAAGTTAGTcccacataaaaaaaataaagaagaatgagGAAGTCTACTTGAAATGCGAAAAGTCTCAAGGATTTGAAGTTACTATGTGAGGATATATGGCTATAATTTTGTGCATTTTGTGATGCAAGTTGGAAAATGGATATGATATGTGTGCATTCACTACTTAGTTTCtggttactttttatattttttccatGTATGCTTACTGCCTATTGATTAGCTTGTTCTATTATCTAGTTTCTAAGGCAAATTTTGTAGTACTACAAGTCAATAAAACTAAGATTCATGCATTACTATACTGTAAAAGaatcttatattattatttaactgTTCTCTattattcataatatttttacaatgcataatgtttattatttatgttgaCAGTGTGAAATTAAATATCAAGACTAATTAGTTACTACTATTAAAAAGTGAAATTCATTGTAGATGATAATTATGTATCAATTGGTTTGATCAATTTAGAGgagtttatttaaatatattttatgaaattattcTTTTTTGAGGAGtaactatatataaaattagtgtggccattattaatttattatatatgttgtgAACTGTACTGCGAAGTATTGCTATTTTGCTTGGGAAAAATTACAGTTGGTTTATACCAAGGTGGACCTTAGTTATTAATTAGGACTTCGGATTTTTACTGAGATCAATAGAGTAAACTTACACTAGATATTTGTTAGTTTCAaccctctttctttcttctcaatATTTTGTTGGTGCTATTATTTGGTCTACAACATTGACATTagcatatattatatatgaatatGAACGCTAATTGCATTAATCTAGTACAAAGTAATTTATTACCAATCAAATCTTCTTTTATCTATgtccataataataataagtttatCTAGTTttgtaaatatataattttaaataatactccatagccaataaaatttatttattttagtcaaTACTACTTACTCAATACTCTAAATCattaatactaaattttaaattttaaattctaaattttaaattctgataatataaaaaataaaatattagttaagtattgactaatataaataaaaaatattaacctttaataactttttttaataatttttcttttgaagtAGTGTTATTATTAGAATGGCATCATCTTAAAATTTTCTTCACCCCTTTATTTCATATATGCATGTCttccttaattaattattacatgACTAATATtactcaaaacaagaaagttaTAGATCAATACTGATCAATAACATTCACCCTACATgttgttattatatatatagctaGCTGTATTTAGCTGTAACATACATGACTTTTCTTGGTTTGTCAACTCAAATTAATATATGCATATTCCCTAAGTTCCAATCCAGTgcattataatataaattttagcaTACGGACAGGAAAGGACATGCAAGTTGCAGCatatattaaagaaaagaaataatatatataataaataataataataatgttggtGAGACATATTGGTTTAAATGTTAGTGTATACTGTAtagtaatgaaaagaaaatgtctATGGCGACTAGCATTGGTTAgttttgttatttgatttaataatcGCTCAGCAACATCGTCGGTTTATGCAACTTGCTGAGCAAGTGGGAGATAATAACATAGAGATAAACACACACTCTTAATGAACCTAGCTAGCTACTGCATGCAGTGCATGCACCCCCCATTTGGTTTTTGGAATTTTGTAATCAAGGTATATTTTATAAACACTATTTTATATAGTACAAATTTAATAGGGTTGACATCAATTATTATTCTATATCTATAATTAGAGTACTTTTTCGACTTTTTTAATGGTTCAAAAGtacttatatattatttaataaacttaatttttataattaatatattattataatagtaaaaataattatttttaaatttattatataaaaactcATCTTAacatataaatcaaattaaatgatcatataaaaaattttctacaattaatatattaaaataaattctgtTTAATAATAAATTGGCTCTTAAACGTTAGTAACGAGAATAAAATTCAGATTCTTGCAGAATTTAAGTCCTTTTTTAGTTTACCAATTATCTCAACCATATTTGACATATTTACAAACATTCAGGGAGGGGGacacattttttttcaataaaattttgtattcatatatatttttcttaa from Arachis duranensis cultivar V14167 chromosome 4, aradu.V14167.gnm2.J7QH, whole genome shotgun sequence encodes:
- the LOC107485028 gene encoding abscisic acid receptor PYL4 (The sequence of the model RefSeq protein was modified relative to this genomic sequence to represent the inferred CDS: added 101 bases not found in genome assembly) produces the protein MPPSLQTVPAAVSRHHTHAVSPNQCCSAVIQEIAAPLPTVWSIVRRFDNPQAYKHFVKTCHLVLGDGAAVGSLREVRVVSGLPAAVSTERLDLLDDRRHVIAFSMVGGDHRLSNYRSVTTLHRRSANRDVDEGTVVVESYVVDVPPGNTSEDTRVFVDTILRCNLQSLARFAENLGRTRSQYQR